CCATGACCCCCGAGTACCCGCCCATCAAACGTGGCAGCAGCAACATGATGGAACTGAGGAGGGCGTATTGGGTGGCGGAAAACTTGAGGTTGGTCAGGCTGGACAGGTAGGCCACGAACGCCGAGGTGGCAAGGCCGGAACTGAAGTTGTCGAGTGAAATCGTGACGACCAGCATCTCCATGTTCGGGCCCATGTCGGCCAGTAACATGAACAGCAGATTGGTGCCTGCCGATGCCGCACCGCCAATCAGCAGGATCGGCAAAATACCGAAGCGCACAATCAACAGGCCGCCCATGCCGGCGCCGACGAGGGTCATGATCAGCCCGAAAATCTTGCTGACACCGGCGATCTGATCCTTGGTGAAGCCCTGGTCGATATAGAACACGTTGGCCATCACGCCCATTACCGTATCCGACATGCGATAGGTGGCGATCAGGCCGAGCAGCAGCAGGGCTTGCCAGCGATAGCGCACGATAAAGTCGTTTACCGGTGTAAGCACCGGAGCCAACCCGCGTCGTCCGATAGATGACAGGCAGAACACCGTCAGCAGGGTGTACAGAATCGCCCGCAGAAAGGCCCGATCTTCCATCACCAGGTTCATCGGGCTGATGCCTTCAAACAGCACGCCTGCAAAATCGGTGTTGTAGAGCTGAGTGAACATGGCCGGGACAGAAACCAGCAGCACAATCAGTACGAAAACAGACGCCAGTTGATGACCGAAGCTGTAGCGCCCGGCTGACAACTGGGTGCGTAAAGGCACCGGCGGTTCGCGCATGAACAGGGTGGTGAGCAGCGCGGGCACCATCAGCAAGCCGAACAGCACGTAGGTGCCGGTCCAGGCCGAGTGCTTGTAGTTGAAGCCCGTAGAGCCGAAACCCTCGGCAAAGAACAGGGCGCCAGCGGTGGCCAGCAGGGCCGCCACGCGATACCCGGACATGTAACTGGCGGCGAGCGCGGCCTGGCGGTTGTCTTCTGCGATTTCCAGGCGATAGGCGTCTACGGCAATGTCCTGGGTCGCCGAGGCGAAGGACACGACAACCGCGATGGCAATCAGCCAGGAAAGATGTTTTTGCGGGTCACAAAAGCCCATGCCGATCAGGCCCAGGATCACCAGCACCTGTGAAAGCACCAGCCATGAGCGACGCCGGCCCAGTTTTCCGAGCAGCGGCAAACGCCATTGGTCCAGTAGCGGGGACCACACCCATTTAAAGGCATAGGCCAGCCCGATCAGGCTCGCATAGCCGATGGTTTCACGGGCCACACCGGCTTCGCGCAACCAGACGGAAAGCGTTGAGAACACCAGCATGTACGGTAGGCCGGCAGCAAAACCGAGCAGTAACAGCACAAGGGTGGAGGGGCTGGAATAGGCAGCTAGCGCTTCGCGCCAGGTTTTACGGGGCATGGACTGGAGTCTGCCTCTGGTTGCGGAAACAAAGGGCGCACTCTAACCGCAGTGCTCTATCGGGCGCCAGCCATGGCGTTGTATATCCACGCGATTATTCATGATGCTTATGCCTTCAGCGCGCAAACGCGCCCGCTGTTCGTCACCGGACGGGCTGCCTGCTGGCAAGCTGATGCGCCCGCCAGCTGCGAGTACCCGGTGCCAGGGCAGGCGCGTGCCTTCGGGGAGTTGGCTGAGCGTTCGCCCAACCCAGCGTGCCGCCCGACCCAGCCCGGCCAGTTCGGCAAGCTGGCCGTAAGACACCACATAACCGGCGGGCACCATCATCAAGGTTGAATACAGCGCCGTTCGACGAATCTCGGCCGGGGTTTGAGGAGGGGCGGTCGGTGTGCTCACGGCGTACTTCTGATCAAAGGGTTGAAGTCTGAGGTCTGAGGTCTGAGGTCTGAGCTGAACT
This genomic stretch from Pseudomonas deceptionensis harbors:
- a CDS encoding AmpG family muropeptide MFS transporter, yielding MPRKTWREALAAYSSPSTLVLLLLGFAAGLPYMLVFSTLSVWLREAGVARETIGYASLIGLAYAFKWVWSPLLDQWRLPLLGKLGRRRSWLVLSQVLVILGLIGMGFCDPQKHLSWLIAIAVVVSFASATQDIAVDAYRLEIAEDNRQAALAASYMSGYRVAALLATAGALFFAEGFGSTGFNYKHSAWTGTYVLFGLLMVPALLTTLFMREPPVPLRTQLSAGRYSFGHQLASVFVLIVLLVSVPAMFTQLYNTDFAGVLFEGISPMNLVMEDRAFLRAILYTLLTVFCLSSIGRRGLAPVLTPVNDFIVRYRWQALLLLGLIATYRMSDTVMGVMANVFYIDQGFTKDQIAGVSKIFGLIMTLVGAGMGGLLIVRFGILPILLIGGAASAGTNLLFMLLADMGPNMEMLVVTISLDNFSSGLATSAFVAYLSSLTNLKFSATQYALLSSIMLLLPRLMGGYSGVMVEKYGYHQFFIITALMGIPTLLLISLHWFQETRRARQKPVVDLEKHP
- a CDS encoding MGMT family protein — encoded protein: MSTPTAPPQTPAEIRRTALYSTLMMVPAGYVVSYGQLAELAGLGRAARWVGRTLSQLPEGTRLPWHRVLAAGGRISLPAGSPSGDEQRARLRAEGISIMNNRVDIQRHGWRPIEHCG